The genomic interval CTGTTTACAAGTGCGATCCAGCGCAGGGTTCTTCTACAGCACCGTTGAGTTCTCGAATCCGATTGGTCCGAAAGTGTTTGATTTTGCATAGCAGAAAGCACCGATGATGCACTCaggtgtcagcgctttgcagCAGTCTTTCTTAAATTTGCGATTCTGGGATAAATGTGAAATTCTGCACTTCCAAATAAAAGGCAGTGAAACGGGTGGAAATTTTGGGGGTGTTTCGTCCTTGTGGGTGCGATGAATGAACGTCGGTCTGTTTATAAAACAGTCGTCACCGTCGGCGATGACGTGGTCCCCAAATTGCCTTCTGTATTGCAGTAAAACCTGACGGGTAAGTTGAGAGACAGCTGAAATTGTCACAATGATGACAGGAATGTGACGGTACCGTGGCATGCTAAATGGTTTATTTGTCTCCTCAAGcattttgctttgtgtgtgtgcgccaaaaaaaaatcaatgaaacGTTTATTCACACTCTCTTCACTCAACAACTTGGAGAATaactaaatgaaacaaaagactAGGCAGGACGTTGCTTAGCACTGAGCACAGACACCagggtttaaatatacagaCTAATTCAAGATGAGCCGAAAACGTACGCGGGACGTGAGGTAGACCGCGAACGACGGGACACGGGTGGAGACGagacatgaatcaaaacaaaaacacgctGCATTCTGAAGGCTTGGGTGCGAGAGGGAGGTTGTTGACACGCCAACACGGTCACGTTTCCCAAATTTCCAACGTCGGTGgaaactccggtttcctcccccagtccaaagacatgcacggtaggctgattggcgtgtccgtagtgtgtgaacgtgcgtgtgagtgtgtgccctgcgattgactctcaccctgtccagggtgtaccccgccttgtgccccatgctccctgggatagactccaggttcccccgcgaccctgaagaaggagtaagcggttgaagatggatggacggatactGTTGAAAAGATGACAtgcaagatattaacaatgcactaacAATTGCTAAAATGTTTTGATAAAAGAAAATCTAGAAAGATTAGTTTGAGCGGTTCAAACAATCCAGTCACGGTCAGTAATGTCAGGGACTGAGCAGCTGAAGCCGTGCGAGCTGAACAGTGAACGAACACCGGGAAAttgaagcgctttactagcgggGTAATTAACTCGCCCAAACGCGCCCTTAAGAATACACACTATCGTACGGTATTACAGTAGCGTACTCGTAATGCTTTATTTCAGGGgatcaggttttcacaacaAGTTCAGCTTtcacatggttttttttttttttaaatgcatgtttgtctaagttaatatataaaatgtatgaatttttggtttaaatcttgcaattttttttttcttttttgtgcgATGCCATATTAGTCTGCGCAAAACTGACAAACGATCAAATGTACGACGAGACCAAATATTGACTGGAGGATATTTTTCATCAGAAAACGATGCCGTCGTATTCTCGTTATCTGTGGCATAGGACGGTCTTAAAATGACTTGTTTCTCGATTATTTCTGGGACAGTATATTATCCAGTAAAACTCGTCGTGACGGGGCCTACACGGTATCGATACTCAGTGTTGGGTTGGTGTAAAACATTGTAGGCTGAAACTGAAATCTGAGTCAACCCTGCTAAAACAACCTGCTGTTGGATAATATCTTCGAGGTCTTTCATTATTGATGTAAAATACTGAAACTTGAGGATGTTCGGTGTTGTGGTGTTTTTCCATCAGAGAAGTTCACCCAATTtgacttgtttgtttattttgttgtcCTAGGTTGTTGGTTATTGCCAAGCTATTTATGAGCCTTGTTTACTTGGGTATagcagtttaaaaatatatatatatttttcattaacGTCGTACTCTCTTCTTAAGGAAATTCTTTTTCTCTCGCAGGCGAAATGGTGGTGAATGTGTTATGCAAAATGGAGGATATGCAAAACCCCCTACCAGTGCATGACCAGTATCAGGGAATTTACCTGCTCATGGTGCACCCGAACGAAAAGGTATGTCCATGTATGGTTTTGGGACTCTTTGGTTTATCTCCGTTATATTACCTCAGTTggaattggggttttttttttttccacgtttATCAGTGCATCTTTCCTGACGTTTTCCACAAGAAAATGTAGGAAGCCTATCCTCCATGAACGAAGGCACTTGTGATGAGTTTTTATTAAGTTTTTAATATTGTGGTTATAATTTTGATTAAGAATATCTGGCAACAATTCACGATTGATTAGTTCTAATGTCTTCTATATAGAAGCCTGCTGTAGCGTGCACAGTCacattttaatagaaaaaaaatacagcattgCTATTTGAATCCATTAGCCGAGAGGTAGTTGAAAAGTTTTTGACCCTGTAGCACCGATGAATGCTACTACGCTTTGTTTTCTTAGTGTAACATGCAAATTATCTTGCTGCCATTGTTGAATAGCGTTGCCATGAACGAGTGTAcctggtctgcaacaatgtttaggtaggtggtacgtgtcaaagtaacatccacgtgaATGCCAGAACATTCCCCAGAGCGTCACACagcctccaccggcttgccgtcttcccatagtgcatcctggtgccgtgTCTTCCCCGGTTAAGCgatgtgcgcgcgcacacacccgTGCGTCCACGTGAGATCAAAGAAAACGTGATCCGTCAGACCAGCCCACCCTCACCTGCTGCTCCATGGTCCGGTTCTGTTGCTCACGTGCCCATCGTAACTACATTATGACTGACGTTTATCAGATGATCTGTCGCAGCATGAGGATCTCGTTATAATTTTAAGTGCTCGGACAACAAAATGAGCCCCTCAGACTAGCGCAAAATAAGTGAACCGACTCCTTTTTAGGATCCACTTCGACGGGAAACCGAAAGCAGGATGGAGACTCGACACGCAAGACGCGTATTAAAGATGTACGGTAGTTTCTAAGTGCTACCGGGTCaggaaaaataatttcacttcTTACAAGGTAATTGATTTTTCTAATAGCTTTGATTCAGCACTGCAAGCTGTGCTTTGAAGTGAGAAGGTCTGTCTCGTAGATTATTCATTTCAGACCACGTTTGTTTTCAATCCCTATAGTCGTCATGTAAAACCGGAGAAGGTACTTATGGCCGTATAGTATATCTACTTAAAATTTATTAACGAATTTCATTTTCGTCCTTGTCCTGTCTTAGGTGCGTCACTGGGCTATAGCCACTGCCAGGTCGTTGGGCAGGGTGGACCGAGATAACTATTATGATCTCCAGGAGGTCTTCTTGTGCATGTTCTATATAATTGACTTGGGAATCACTGTGGACTTTCCAAATGTGGATGACTCTTACTGCTCTGGCAAGCTTCAGATGCTACCTCCACATCTCTATGACTCCAAAAATAAGAAGAATTATTGGCTAGGTATGctttctgtacttttttttttttttttttttttttttttttttttgtggtggatAATGGATAATCCACAATATGGTGGATTCCCAATCTAACCCCCACCCCCtgtttttacccccccccccccttttacaTAATTGTGTGAAAAGGGCCGATTCTTTCTTCTGTAAGAATGCATATTTGTGGCGTGTAACGTTGTTGACTTGCCTCCCAACAAGACGGACCTTCTAACCCTTAAATCCTAAATCCAGCAGTATTATGCAAACCTCTTGTGTCCTTGAAGAATTTGCTGAAGGTATTAACCGCAGAGATGATTCTCCAGGAGTAACACCTTCATATATTTTTCAGGTATCTGTATGTTGCTGATGCAGCTGGATTCACAGGCCATGGACTCTTTGTTAATGGGGCCCGAAGGGCAGGCCAGCATTCCCCAGTGCATTATTAATACCATGAATGACTGCAATAAAGGTAAAACGCAATGACCCGATTTcaagtttgtatgtttttatagttgtttataaaaaaaaatcaactctaGTACTAGTCTGTCTACTGTCTTTTTAAAGCActctttattttaatgaaacctgaaaCGTGGCCGTGTATGCCATCGGGTTCCACCATGCACGTCATGTTTTGTAGACTCGCATGCTATACTCACTATTACACATTAGTCACTGTGGGTTTTAAAttacttgtgtgtttgtgctttggGCGAATGTAACCTCCGCAGGTCATTTGAAAATATCCTAGGTGGGTACAAACGAAAGTCAGTGAGGTAGTGAgtggactgactgactgactagcACAGGACTTCTCTGCTGACATAACGCAATGAAATTCCAGTATGTCGTCTGTCTTTTAGTCTTAAGGACTTTTCTACCCTTATAGCCTTAAGGCTCACTATAGGTCTAATATATCATTAATTTAAGGCCCAGAACACCATTTGGGACGGGTTATTAGTCAATAGTTGTGTttgttcctttgttttttttttttgttttttttttgtaaaggaaGCATAGCTGTTCACATAACTTCACAACAATATTTAACAATCGGCTAGCGATAGAAAATGTCCCGAAAAATAGTTTAACGTTGACTTATTCacctttttgtgtttgtttttgttttcagatgACCCGGGATCGGATCCCTTCTGGCCTGCTTTGCACTGTTTCTTGGTCGTTCTAGACCGACTGGGCTCAAAGATCTGGGGTCAGATAGAACCGCTAGACGCTTTCCAGGCCATCACTAAAGCAGACAGCTACATAGCTGAAATTAAAAACATCCGACAGAAAACTGCAGGGTATGACGCAGCAGTCTGGCTCTGTGACTCTGCTGTAATAAAGTAACATCGCAATACGCTTGCACTTTAAGTTGAGTAGATGTAGGCTAGGATAGCGTTTTAACTTGCGATTGAATTTGCTGTAATTGTATCTGTAATTTTACCATCTGCATCACTCCGCATGTAGGACTACCGGTGTATGCACATAGTTTAGTTGGTGACGGAATAAttgattttgttaatttttttttaactctgaaTTGTAATCAGGACAAGAGTGAAAGAGGAGACTGAGGATCACGATGATCTGTTATCCTGCAGTCAAATCGTGTATGACTGTTACGCTACGGAGCGAACGAGTCGAGTAAGGCGATGATATTTTCCTAACTGCGTACCTTATTTTAAATTGCAAAAATAATCACCACAGTTTTGACTGATGCCTAGAAATATTTGagtaccttttttctttttgtaacaACCCTTACTCCTCTTTCTGTTCCATGTATGCTGTGACCTGTAGTCATCAAACTACTCATCTGGCAACAGTGACACCAGTGGCAATGCAGTCTTTGAAGAAATAAGCTGCCTAGTTAACGTCTTGCAGTCTGAAATGGGCCAAGGCATGCGTGTATATGGGAGCACCTTTCTCTGGTTCATTCCGTTTGTTCGCTCGATCATGGAGTTGAACGTGCTTAATAGCATCTGCATTGGGGAAGTTATCCACTATCTGGATAACAACGCCGACAAGGACGTGCTGTCTGGACGGACACACACCTGCGACAAAGTCACGGAGTTCTTTATCCGCATCCTCGTTGATATAATTGAGCTGCACCTAAGTAAAGGCTGCATGGAGACACTGTCCTACTTTACCCATATCTGGGTGGATTTGGTAATGCAGTGTGCTACCCTTTCTGGCGACATTTTTCATACCAGAATACACGAAGGTAGGGGGGTCCATGCGGCATCTTCACATTTCGGTAGAGGGTCCCGGAAGCCGGCAGTCGGTGGTGGTGCCGTTAGTCAAGCTTGCATGAAGCTGATTCGCTCTCTGTTGAAAGAAGGGGGACCGACGGCTACAGAGACCGCGCCCTTTCTGAACCTGGTTAACAAACAGATGCGCGGTGTCTCGGCCAGAGGGTGGAATCTTCCCAAATCGGAATATGAGAATCTTAAGAAATGCTTAATCAAGCTTGTAAAAGCAATATCGGAAAGGCCTGCGGTTCCAAACGATGTTCTGCCATGTGCTCCCCCAACGCCACCTTCAGAACCTTCAGAAAATATCATTTCCTACCCAAATCCCACATTGACCCCGCCTCTGCAGCAAGTACAAACCAGGGATGTAGAGGTTGGTCCAAGTCGTCCTATAGGTACGATTGATTTTATTAAGAATGAACCACCGTGGGATCATGGGGAATGTCAAAGTTTCTATGATGGCCAAGAAGAAATGATTACGATAAAGAAAGAAGCTTGCAAGCCAATACCAAGTTCAGAATTTGGATCTCCTCCTGAggttaattatataaaaaacataGACTTGGGGAAAGGACAGGAAATTGAATCTGGAAAGATACGAGACGTTGCTAAGAAAAGATTTGAAACTGAGGATGAACAAGGTAAATGCAGTGGCTTGAAAGAGTTTGGACATGCATCGGGTGTAAGCCTTCAACCTTCCACCTCACAGTCTAACATCTCAGGCTCTGCCGGATTTAGCAAGTCCTCTAAAAGGACGTTGGAggatgacgacgacgacgacgatgagCCCTTTGATGTCCGACTGCGTCGTCTGAAGAGACCTGTCGAGTCCCGTAACGAGAATTCAACCGAGTCCAGACAGGTTTCAGTACCGTTGTCTCGCAGTGCAGAAAAGGTCGATGAGGCCAGCGTAATCGCCACTTCAGATGTTTCTTCAAATGACAAAAAGCTGTTAGAAAACAGGGTAGCACGTGATCCCTCTTTTGACTCGAGTACGAGCCCGGGTCGTTGTTATGATTATTTGAGCGAATCACAATTATTTGAGTATGAAACCGAAGAGTACGTGGCATCTGCCTGGAATGAGCCAGACATTGACATCCCAGTTGTGACCAAAAAGCAAAAACTTGATTCCAAAGCCTGCATTAGTCCGGAGGCTGTGGAACCCATGCAGAGTCCGGAGGCTGTGGAACCCATGCAGAGTCCGGAGGCTGTGGAACCCATGCAGACTCAGCTGGCCTCGGACGAGGACGTCGAGAGAGCCTGTCTGCAAGTAGAGGCGCAAATCTGTAAACAGCAACAGCCACATGAACCAACCACATCAAACATCCAAGTGCCATCCAAACCGAGTTCCAATGAAAAATATGATTTCGTTCAATCCAAACATTTCAAAAGTCCCCCTGAAAAAACTGGCCTCACTGATAAGAAAGGCAAGCAATGGCTGTGCAGAAAGCCTCCTGTTATTGAAGCCCTGAGCCAAAAAATCAAGAAACATTGCAGGACACACAACACCATATCTCCAAACCCTGTGAAACCATGTTCTTCCACAACGCTGACTGTTGCATCACCCTCTATGGTTGTCCCTTCCAGAGGCTGTCCTGCCTCCTCTGTTGCACGTTCACCATCCACCCCTGCCATAGTTCCACCGAAAAAGGTTCGCAAACGTGCTGAACCAGAATCTCCTGCAGAGCTTCTGGGgttgaaaaagaaggaaaggaaagcttttgatctttcgCAGCGTTCCTTGGTCTCGTTGGGTGAGCTTCGATCACATGGCCAGAACGTGCATGTCGAGCCACAACAGAAGTCAAAAAGGGTTCGTCAAAAGAAGGTTGGTGTGAAGAAAGGCAAGAAGATGCTTGCATCACAAGATATGCAATACTTTATACAGAGCCGTAGGATGCTCCAGAAGCCAACGGCGGCCACTGGGGCTGTTGCCAAATCAAACAAATTTTCTGTACCTGAGACCCTATCAAAATCAAAACCTGCAATTGAAACTGTGGCGGAATCGGGAGATGAGGAGGATGATTACGATTTCCTTCCATGCTCTCAGCCTGATCCTGACCGAAGGGTGGACAGTAAAACGGGTACTTGTCAAGTCAACACTCATTTGTCAGATGAATCCAAAAAAGCAGTAAATGATTGGTCTGAGAACGTTACAAGTAAAGAGCTCAGTTCCCATCAAAACAATAAAGGTGCCTGTAGTTCCATGCCAGAAGGTGCAGAATCCAGGGATGGAAACTgtggtggtgaagatgatgatgatgatgaatggaCAAGCCTTACACAAAATGAGCCTACGGACATGGAGTTATGCTCTCAGATGGAGCAGATGGAGGTAGAGTATGGTGAGAACTTGTACACGGTCAGTGACTTTGGCAACCAACCGAATATTTCTAAAGGAGAAACGAGTGTGCCACTTAAACCATTATCTGGCAACCCGCCTCAGAAATCCCTTCCTGATGCTTCCACTGAGACGTCTTCAAATGAACAATTGTTCTTAAAACCTAGCATGCCCCCGGAGTGTCAGAAAAAGACCAAGCCTTCGACGACAAAAATTTACTCCTCAAATTCCCGCAGTGCCACTTTGGTCAAAGAGATGGGGAAAGTAGCCAACCCTCCATCTGCTGCTAATGTTGCTAAGGCTAAGGTTGCACGACCACCACCAGCAATGCCGCCGCCGCTGCTACCAAAACCACCTCCAAAATCCACACCACAGCCTGAATTCCGCCAGCCTCTACCCCCGAGACCCTCCCTGAACCCTCTAAAACCTGATTTAAAGTCGTCTCTTTCTAGTGTAGCGTCTGCTTCCCATGTACCGTCCTATAAGACCTATCCCAGACCAGAAGCGCCTGTACCGATACAAACGCCAACGGTGGCTCAAAATCGAAGACTCGATAATACTCCGACGTATGAGCCATCCTACCTGAAACGGGCGATTTTAAAGTGGGAGTACAACATGTTCGACAACTACAGAATGTTTGGGACACCCAAAGACTTGTGTCCATTTGCCCTTAAGGAAGTACCAACCAATTTCTCTAGCTACCAGGAGTACTTCAACATCTTGTACCCACTTCTGCTCATTAATACATTTGAGGAGGTGggtgttattgttttgttttcattatgcACCGCCATAAACCTGTACTAGGTCACCATATGATTGATTGCACTTTCATACTGCATTATGAACTGTGGACTCCCCGAGCATGCAAAATACTTCCTTTCTCTTCTCCCGTAGATGGTCCGTGAATGGCTTAATGGTAGGAAAGTCCGTATTGAACTCCACGTCCAGGCAATTGAATACCACAGTTGCATTGCCAGCGCCAGTTTCAAAGGTACGGTCACTTAATCGTGAACACTTAGCAAAGTTTTCTTATTGCTTATAatattattaggaacacctgcttcCTGCTATTATCCAGTCGGCCAGTTAAGCGGCAGCATTGCAATGCATATGATCTGACCGACCTTATGTCTGATGTGAAGCTCTGTGAAGAGCTTCCATTAATGTTTACATAAAACATCTgaatgggggggagggggtggggggaggggggtgtgaCTGACTGGCTTGCATAGTTGTTGGTGtttgggctggtttgagtgtttcagaaactgctgatttccaaCAGTCTTTAGAATTTAAACAGAATGGTGATCGGGGGTGGGATTAACATAAAATATTCAGTTGTGCCGGTAGTACAATATATGTAACTAGATCgaaatgttggtttttttttgtttttttttgtcatgttgtgTAGTATGCCTTAATGCTGAGCAGGTGAAGAAGCAGTTGTATCCTAGAGAAGATGACCTTGTGCTCCTCTGGCTGCCGGAGAACACTGGTGCATATGCTAACGATGAGCCAGGTTCTACTGAGAATATCCACTTTGGCTGTGTGGTGAAATCCATGTTGAGTAATggaggtatgtgtgtgttgtgcatggTGGTTTTCTTTTCACAAGATTTCCTAATCTCACCCTAGTGTGTTCATGTACGAATAAATTTAACGATGGCCAGGGTCGATGGTCTATAGTGCGCTTGGCTGAATAATTCTGCTGATCTATATgtgatctgatttttttttttttttttttttacatttttattttttttgccgtCTTCAAATATAGGTCCGTTCTCCACGTTGTACCTTACCGTTCAGACGCGTGGTAACGTGTCCTCCGTTAACACCCAACCCGTACGCTGTGAGGTGATCGGCTCCCTGATCAGTACGCTGCGGGAATTCAGAGCGCTGTGTTTGCTACAAAAGAGCAAGCTGGAGCTTCCGGTTCTCAAGCCAGATATGAAATACTTTGCACCCTGCCAGGATGACCTGACGAACCTAGATATGCCTGTGAGTAGGTCATTCGGGTCACTAGGGTAGAACGCAGCTTGTTAGgttgtttaatttgtttgtttgtccccCACGTAGGAATATAATCGGGACCAGGCCCAGGCAATCAGCTGTGGTGTTGCGATGGTGAAAAGGAAGCAGAATACCCCAAAGATTTTGTTAATACACGGACCACCAGGGACCGGCAAGAGCAAAATCATAGTTGGCATGTTGCACCGTCTTCTCTCTGTACGTCCTTTTTATTTGCGcgacttcttcttttttctttctttctcgcttCTTATATTTGCGCTATTGACTCTTCCTCAATCCTTTCGTTTTCCTCATTTTGGTTGCGTATGCTGTAAACTCTTTAGGATGGAGAGAGTCCTTCACTGAATCGCTATGCTAAGTCTCGCAGAAGAAGAATTCTGCTCTGCACCCCGTCTAATGCTGCCATCGACAACTTGATGAAGAAAATCATTATTCTCTTCAAAGATATGTGCTTGGACAAAGATGCTCCACAAGGTACTAGTAACGTACACTTCACCGCCACGTGCGCTCCTGTATGTGTGACGTGATTATGACCGTGTAAACATGTCGCATGGGGGAGGCCTTGAGGGATTTCTGTCCAAAAGTCACTCCTGGTTGAGACACTTTgctaccttttttttatttttattattattatttatttattttttcaaaagcaGTGTCTGTATGTGATGTACTTGCTGTCCACGATCACCTGGGTACAATAGATGCTGTCATACCATTTACATTTCATCTCACTTAACTCCGATTCACCTTTTCTCAAATTTTTGGCTGCGTATTTAGGCTGTGACGCTGTCAAATAACATCTACGCCGATCatccgtaacattaaaaccattacaaatccATACAAATCCACTGCCCCGTGCACACGCATGGTAATTTACAGATTGCCATTTATGAACATAGTCATgggagtatgaagaaaatctgtGTTTCTGAAACGTTTGTAAATCTGGTGgaactccatttttttttttttttttttttttttccccccctttggTTTGGTTCATGCAAACATACAGGGAACTGTGGTGACATCAACCTGGTGCGACTAGGGAGTGAGAGGACCATCTCGGAGTACCTGACACCCTTCAGCCTCGACAGCCAGGTCAAGAAAAGATTGGGTGAGTATAAGACGTGCATGTACAGTTTAAGGGTGGTGGTGGGATGGTGTACACTGATAGTACAATAGAATAGGCGTATCGTGAAAACCCCTAGACGCTGTTCTTTGCCCTTCAGTAACGTTGGATTCTATTGTGCATTTCTTTGTGCagaaaaagcacaacaaatctGTGATTGGGATATccagaggaagaaggaggaacTGGACAAGCAAATTGAAAAGCTGTCTCGGCAGTGTGCCGAGACGGGCAAAAAATCGGCCACGGTGAGGCACTACTATACACCTAGTACTCCTAAACAGGTTTCTGAAAATTCGGAATAACAGACACACCCTTACTCTTGTGGAGCAGGCTTAAAAACTGCTGGATGTGGAGGATGCTGGATGGCAGAAAAGTGTCGCGTTCGGGTGTCTACTGTATCGCTGTAGCTAGCGGATCACATCGTCGGTGCTCTGGCTGAGCCATAGATTTTTGAAACGCACCTTTGGACGTGGGACTGACCGATCGGATAGTCTGTAGGCTATGATTAAAGGCAGGTTTGAACTCGTACGCAAGTCTAATCGCGTGCGCAGGCAGTCACCCGAGCTCAATATCGAACCAGAGACCACGAAGTTCCCAGCCACGGAGGGTTGTGACGTTCCGCAGGATTCCAAAATTCCGTTCTGTTCGCTATCTATTCACTGACTTCATTCCACCATGGTCTTCTGTCCTTTCTGCAGTTTGAACAGCTGAATGCCAGGAAGCTAAAGTGCTTACAAGAACGGGAGGAACTCAGCAAACAGTTGAAGGAGGTatacatccttttttttaaaaataaataaataaataaaatgatcccTTTAACAATATGCCTCTTACATCTTTTTATCCTCACTTCATATTCGTCTCCCTTTGCCCTCTTGCTCTCACCTTTTTATctcctttcttttatttatttatttatttttttaaagtttcgTAGTAAAAGACAATCGGTGCAGTCGCGTCTCTTGCATGACGCTCATGTGATCTGCTGCACGCTGAGCACTAGTGGCAGTACCCTCCTCGAGTTTGCCTTCCGCAACCTTGGACACGAACCGTTCAACTGCGTTATCGTTGACGAGGTctgttttgcttgatttttaaaatcattttaaatatcatGTGAAGGTGTTTA from Ictalurus furcatus strain D&B chromosome 18, Billie_1.0, whole genome shotgun sequence carries:
- the setx gene encoding probable helicase senataxin isoform X1; amino-acid sequence: METCLWCTASAESDAAVVRVLNRYCTDAMTPKEMQDANSDFIYCLECVVEYHRARERVPALHKHLWKLETARLLKVFRDMLEADLEDSDLFFVDDEQEQPVSKFTPEEFLNGLRFPLMEVLKYPYLLCDRDLCEMVVNVLCKMEDMQNPLPVHDQYQGIYLLMVHPNEKVRHWAIATARSLGRVDRDNYYDLQEVFLCMFYIIDLGITVDFPNVDDSYCSGKLQMLPPHLYDSKNKKNYWLGICMLLMQLDSQAMDSLLMGPEGQASIPQCIINTMNDCNKDDPGSDPFWPALHCFLVVLDRLGSKIWGQIEPLDAFQAITKADSYIAEIKNIRQKTAGTRVKEETEDHDDLLSCSQIVYDCYATERTSRSSNYSSGNSDTSGNAVFEEISCLVNVLQSEMGQGMRVYGSTFLWFIPFVRSIMELNVLNSICIGEVIHYLDNNADKDVLSGRTHTCDKVTEFFIRILVDIIELHLSKGCMETLSYFTHIWVDLVMQCATLSGDIFHTRIHEGRGVHAASSHFGRGSRKPAVGGGAVSQACMKLIRSLLKEGGPTATETAPFLNLVNKQMRGVSARGWNLPKSEYENLKKCLIKLVKAISERPAVPNDVLPCAPPTPPSEPSENIISYPNPTLTPPLQQVQTRDVEVGPSRPIGTIDFIKNEPPWDHGECQSFYDGQEEMITIKKEACKPIPSSEFGSPPEVNYIKNIDLGKGQEIESGKIRDVAKKRFETEDEQGKCSGLKEFGHASGVSLQPSTSQSNISGSAGFSKSSKRTLEDDDDDDDEPFDVRLRRLKRPVESRNENSTESRQVSVPLSRSAEKVDEASVIATSDVSSNDKKLLENRVARDPSFDSSTSPGRCYDYLSESQLFEYETEEYVASAWNEPDIDIPVVTKKQKLDSKACISPEAVEPMQSPEAVEPMQSPEAVEPMQTQLASDEDVERACLQVEAQICKQQQPHEPTTSNIQVPSKPSSNEKYDFVQSKHFKSPPEKTGLTDKKGKQWLCRKPPVIEALSQKIKKHCRTHNTISPNPVKPCSSTTLTVASPSMVVPSRGCPASSVARSPSTPAIVPPKKVRKRAEPESPAELLGLKKKERKAFDLSQRSLVSLGELRSHGQNVHVEPQQKSKRVRQKKVGVKKGKKMLASQDMQYFIQSRRMLQKPTAATGAVAKSNKFSVPETLSKSKPAIETVAESGDEEDDYDFLPCSQPDPDRRVDSKTGTCQVNTHLSDESKKAVNDWSENVTSKELSSHQNNKGACSSMPEGAESRDGNCGGEDDDDDEWTSLTQNEPTDMELCSQMEQMEVEYGENLYTVSDFGNQPNISKGETSVPLKPLSGNPPQKSLPDASTETSSNEQLFLKPSMPPECQKKTKPSTTKIYSSNSRSATLVKEMGKVANPPSAANVAKAKVARPPPAMPPPLLPKPPPKSTPQPEFRQPLPPRPSLNPLKPDLKSSLSSVASASHVPSYKTYPRPEAPVPIQTPTVAQNRRLDNTPTYEPSYLKRAILKWEYNMFDNYRMFGTPKDLCPFALKEVPTNFSSYQEYFNILYPLLLINTFEEMVREWLNGRKVRIELHVQAIEYHSCIASASFKVCLNAEQVKKQLYPREDDLVLLWLPENTGAYANDEPGSTENIHFGCVVKSMLSNGGPFSTLYLTVQTRGNVSSVNTQPVRCEVIGSLISTLREFRALCLLQKSKLELPVLKPDMKYFAPCQDDLTNLDMPEYNRDQAQAISCGVAMVKRKQNTPKILLIHGPPGTGKSKIIVGMLHRLLSDGESPSLNRYAKSRRRRILLCTPSNAAIDNLMKKIIILFKDMCLDKDAPQGNCGDINLVRLGSERTISEYLTPFSLDSQVKKRLEKAQQICDWDIQRKKEELDKQIEKLSRQCAETGKKSATFEQLNARKLKCLQEREELSKQLKEFRSKRQSVQSRLLHDAHVICCTLSTSGSTLLEFAFRNLGHEPFNCVIVDEAGQAKETETLIPLLYRCPNLILVGDPMQLPPTVVSQTAKQLGYDQSLMARLCKTRPYPSIFLSFQYRMHPVICEFPSKYIYNNDLKSDRETARKLCSSSWPFEPYRVFDVIDGKERREGDSFSNLKEVNLVLLLLKLLGEKHAMRKEKQQIRVGIITPYNAQKQRLLQALQNDTDKEYKKCIQVEVDTVDGFQGREMDCIIVSCVRASNENGSIGFVANRQRMNVTITRAKFSLFILGHLCTLKQSEWGALIEDAKARGTVIEAHESSFHQVTKKVLKPIPFSHSHSYPPNIPASSEDHRMHTRPSDPRLAEAHRSSREQDGANQSFTRPRPPSRRPSDPRFQQSSTRSFRAPPERRYDHHNASSGSCRAYRK